The nucleotide window CAATAAGGCTCGGTGCTTTAGCATGCGATATTTGTACTTGGAAAGATAAGAAAACGGAAAATAAATTATATAAAGAATTTATGAAGAAAGTGAAAAAGAAAGAGTAATCATCTCTAATTTTATTGAGATTTCGATTCTTTTTCTAAACTTTTTAGGGTTCCAGAGGCTTTTAGTACGAATATTGACATTGCACGTTCATCAAAATTTGTGATAAGCGTTAAAGAAGCTCTCAATTTGTTTACGGATGAATTTCGACATCTTACAACAGCTTCATTTGAACTTGCATTATAACTTATTATGCGTGGGTCGATTTCCATCAAACCTTGTTCACCGTGGGCTCTCTTTATAGCA belongs to Candidatus Bathyarchaeota archaeon and includes:
- a CDS encoding Rpp14/Pop5 family protein, giving the protein MKKRSWRYLLLKIIADNYLNKEKLNSVILFAIKRAHGEQGLMEIDPRIISYNASSNEAVVRCRNSSVNKLRASLTLITNFDERAMSIFVLKASGTLKSLEKESKSQ